A region of the Cannabis sativa cultivar Pink pepper isolate KNU-18-1 chromosome 3, ASM2916894v1, whole genome shotgun sequence genome:
TAATTAAAGCCAAAGAAATAAACCTTTTAAACGAAACATCACAAATAAATGACCAAggtttttttattaatagttGTTAGGGGACACTAATGGTACTCAACACTTTCTATAAGTGGTATTTCACAATTGTTAGTGATATTcctaaaactatttttttaaattatatgagacccgatacttaattacacaaaTATTGCTATTGAACACCAGTGGTGCCCACCTTCTATAGGTGACACCCTACAATTGGTTATCAATATTTTCTAAAAGCtattttttaaagttatatAGGTTCagtacttaattacactaataacagTACGATACCAAAAAAAATACTTGACACCAATAATACATGACATCGAGGAGGGTGTTAAGTAGCTGTGGTACTTTTTAACAATTCTCTTTTTTATTATATGAATTGGATGAAGAGAGttatctataaatatatgtatattactaGTACTACTAACACTTCTCTTCTATTCTCTTTTCTTAAACTTGACTAATTAAGAAATGGGCTTCTTGAGCTTCATCTTCCTCATTACAGTTCCTCTTATTCTCTTTTCCATTCAACCCCATTTCATCATTTGCAGAGCTACTGAGCCTGAAATTGGTTAGTTTTCTTTCAGATTAGTGCTTAAAGTTTGAAGCTTTATGGTTCTTTCTCttcatcttttttcttttttttaatttccattaatttttgtttcttttttattatataagtgTTTTGACTCTATTTTATTGTGATTCTGAAAATAGAAATCATACATTTGGATGGGATTAACACCttttcatatttttcttttcttagtattcatacttattaatttatgtttttatgtaatttatgcttaattgttattaatgattaaaatcTTTTCAGAAAAAAGGATCACTAGAAACAATATATTTCAATGAGATGTAACGATTTCTTATACATAATTATTTGTTGATCAATATGTTCTAGTTTGAACtggaaatattaaatatttttacaagtcAATCAATAGATAAAGATGACTTTGGATTATTGTTAGATGTTGTAACAAGCTTGTTATCTAGATTTTTaaggagaaatgctaaaaggtacCAATGGTGTCAAGCACCCTtctacgtgtcaatatcgctataaTTTGGTATtgggtctcatataatttaatataatagcttttagggagtatcgatAGTCAATCGTAAAACGACACGTCTTtaagggtgctaggcaccactagtgcccaataacaatgctcattTTTAAGAGTGTCCATAATTTATATTTGTCGGGCTGTTATTATAACTACACATGAATTAGCTAAGCATATTTTTCGAATGAGTGAACAACTTGTTAAGAAAATCAAATCTTATTTAGTTTGCCAATTACATGTTAGTCTGAGCTAGTAGTTTTACAATGACAATTTAGCGATTCTTTTGTGAGTGTTGcttgagaaaaaaataaagtattagcttcttttcttttataaattGTAAATTGCAATACATGGTATCAAGATAAGTAATGTTAAAAACACAAAgtactaatttatttttttaaatctgtTGAATAATAATTGTGACACACTTAAattacacacattatatacatgtACCTAGATGTGTCTAGCATTACtcaaaacacatatacaaaatgAAAACATTGTTACAAGCCACCACTAATATAGTGTTgatatgatattttataaatgattaatgatattatataataattattaaattaaattatataagaccTTTTGGTTTGGTGGAATGTAGTGGTAATAGTAATATAATGAGATAAGAATGGTAATAAGAATCGTAATAGTATTGCAAACCAAACAATGTAATAGTAATCATAATTCTATTACTATTATAATAAAAGCATTGTTATTGGTCACCAGTAGTACCCAACATTTTTTGTAGGTAACGCCTTATGATTAGTTAACGATAttcttcaaaaaaatatttgtttaaattaCATAAGATCCAATACTTAATTACATATAACACCGAGAAAAGTGCTTAACAGAAATAATACATTTTAACAATTCTCAAACCATAAACCAAACATGACCTAAAAGTGATATGGCATTTCTTTTAGTATTTCTCTACCAAATAAACATATTctcctttttttaattaataagttTCCAAAACATTGCAATACTATCATTGCTTTTTGTCTGAAAAGTAAAGATTCTGTTTGCCTAATGTCtttatttcaattttctttCACAAAGaatcatataatatatttacacTTTCTTATGTCTATACCTTTTATACTTGGTCATTCTCATTCAATCATTTtgacatatataattaatatcaaAGAGTATggatgagaatttatttatggtGTAACAGATAATGAGAGCCCATTTTCTTACAATGAAGGAAGTGGTAAAGGACCAAAGAAGTGGGGTCACATTGACCCACATTGGAAAATTTGTAACAATGGAAAATTACAGTCTCCCATTGATCTTCTTCATCAAAGGGTTCAAGTTTTTCCCAATTTAGGGAAATTGAAAAGAGATTACAAACCAGCTCCTGCCACTGTCATGAATAGGGGACATGATATTACAGTAAGCTTTCTCATACAAGTCTTTTAAATAACATTTACAATATGTAACCAAATATGTACTGAAATAGTTTTCGATACATTATTCTTATCACATTACATTACTAATGTTACTATAACGCAATACCGATATAGTTCAGATGATCAGGCATGTGTTTTCTTCCCGTAAAGTTTGACAAAACAGTAACATTAACACTAATGCTATAAGTTCTAAGAATCAAGTTTCCTCTTAGTGAGGGACAGAACTAGAGTTGAACTTTAGAGAGggtcaaaaagaaaaaatttaaattaaggtGGGCTAAACTATAAATTTCGAAGAATATAAGAATAAAATGCAAAAAGAATAATTGTGAGAGgtaagtagttttttttttttttttgaaacatagAGAGGTAAGTAGTTCAAACTCTATTCAAGTATTTTTGGATACCTACATAACAATTGTAATAATTTcgtgtttatttataataaattgtgTCATTTTTTCAGGTAAAATGGAAAGGCAATGCTGGAAAAATTAACATTAATGGGACTCATTATGAATTATTACAATGTCATTGGCACTCACCTTCTGAACACACATTCAATGGATCAAGGTTTATTTTTATATCtcaccataataataataacaataataataataataataaggttaattaggatttttgtttcctgaactttgacatgtaccaaatcatatattttgaatttttaaggtTGTTAAAAATCTCTCCTGAACTAATGAGATTGTTGGATTGAATGATTTTTGTCCAATTATAGTAAGAAAcgtctaacatagatgaaagttcaagtggtatgattttgtacatataaaagtttgagggggcgtgatttagtagatatcaaaatATGAGGAACATAATTTAGTAAATACACAATTATcaaagtggtaaaattaaatgaaattggacaaaaatctttaaatccaacaatttcaatagtttagtgagaatttttaacggtctAAAAAGTTGAtagagcataatttagtacatatcaaaatttaggggacaaaaatcttaattagcctaataATAATTGTGCTTGTTCCTTTCAATGGTGATTTTATATGGGCACGTTTGATGCATTTTATAAATGCTTGGGATTGGATTAAATTAGCCTTTTTCATGTTTGGAAAAAATTTAGATTTAAGATGGATTGGATAATACTatccttttattatttttatacctTTAGGTAGGGACTATTTTATCTCACAAATGGATTAACATAGTCCCAAccttctttcctttttttttagaaaaaaaaaatacttttcatatattttaactttcaattataagtttaatataataaattatatataatagtttatatatatttttaaaatgatcaatgatttttttttttagaatatgtaatttaaattaaatttcacTATAATAATTCTCTTAAAATACTCATTTTTTAATTGAACATGTGAATTTAAattcaatattaaatataagaatgataaaattttataaaataaaaaaaatatatatgtcaatatattttatcacatattattttattttcaatattattattttcatttataaaatatgttttaaataaaaatatctaatattgcatattattttttattcaataaaaatataattatattaaaaaaaaaatcaatttatgtTTCATTTAGCCCTATACTGCACCAAACATAGCATAGTACTAAGATAATCCAGTCCAATTCAATTCAGACTAATCATACTTACCAAACCAGTAAtaattctcttttttcttttctttttcataaaactttataattGTTTGGtaatcttgttttttttttttgtctataaAGGTTTGATCTTGAGCTTCACATTATTCACTTAAGTTCTAGTGGAGAGATAGCTGTTGTTGCAATTACTTATGAGTATGGCCGACCAGACCCTTTTCTTACAAaggtaataaaaataatttacctTACATCTTTTGTATTTGTATGAAAATAGGTATAATTAGAAGTTAACTTATTCAATTTTGGGTTAACTTCTTAGCCAAGTCTCACCAATATTCAAATGACTTCATTGCAAGAAATGTACCTTTAGCAATGACAATAATTTTAGAGGTTTAAATGGGTCAAAATCATACTTAATTTTACTAGATCAAGATTGAGTTGATATATCAGGAATTTAAAGTGAATTAAACCATGCTTAGATTACATTTCACCTTAATCAAATACTTAAAACAAAgtacaaaacaaaataatttttcttttcttatatataataaagacaAATTCATGTTAAAGCTAATATTATGTTTATAGTTATCacctttaattataaatatacattatagCTAaccataatacatatatatatatctttttctcgatttttttcAGGGGCGATTGTCCCTCCTTGTTTCTATGTACGATGtcatatacataatgtatgaatttattgttGGGTACCCTTTTTATGGCAGTTGTTTGAGCACATTAAATCAGTGGATCATGAAGAGAAGGATTTGGGGATTATTAACCCAGGAATCATTAAATTTGGAAGCAGAAAGTACTATAGATACATTGGTTCACTTACAGTTCCTCCATGCACAGAAGGTGTCATTTGGACTATAGTTAAAAAGGTATTTTCACTACAGAACAAATTAAACTTATTTTAAAAAACAGAACAAAATCCATTTCTCATCACTTTTAAATACTAACAGTGTtatcattttcaaaaaaaaaataataataacatagtGTTATAATGTACAGGTTAGAACAGTTTCAAGGGAGCAAGTTCATGCACTAAGGAAAGTTGTCCATGATGTAAgccttttttcaaaatttacaatacatatatatatatatgtatttagaattttaattaaaacccaattcataaatatatatatatatagagagagagagagagagagatttcaaATGGTTACTAAGGAAAAATTAAAATGGGTTTTTGttggtttgttttattttagggATTTGAAGTAAATGCAAGGCCAACTCAGCAATTGGATGGAAGATCAGTGTGGATGTATACTCCAAGAGAAGGCAATTGAGTGTTCTACTTGAGTACATTTTcccacatatataaataaatatatttatattattattttgagtatatatattatcaataaatatatttgatACTATTATCCATAACAAAATCGAGGATTTTCTTCAAAGTCATTGTCGCCAGTAGTTTATCTTCTCTCTACTTAGTGCAATAGTCAATTGCGATTACGACATATTGTATTTCTTTTTCCTTGCGGAGTTAACCGATTCGGTCTATCTcccatttcaatctaatttgatttgttatcaataaaagattagaagtcatttatgtttacatgtagttttcatgtttatggttaaatatgcacaaaatctgttaagtccagtaCATATAGTTATTCCTAATTACAGTaatgtcaacatagtggaatgtgattgtgattatatgcttcaaaagacaatgtccttgattcatcagtgcactggatttacactgatgtgataatcagcgataaagtatacttacaccttggataagtgttatgttctttccagaacattggcaaagtatgctagtatcggatgtatggagtatacattggactgggaccgatattgatcttggtaaaaatattataatcttaccgttgtatctttctaagtcaatatcactggttgatcttagatcaaaatatcttaatcctgacatgcttgggttcaatctcaggagtgttattcatgttctttgatttgttagttaagcctacttttaagtcatagtgatacgtacattttggaaacatgatagtacaattgagtgggagcgctaaacatagatatggaatctatagcttctatctggacatagaagtgaaacgatgatttccttcgagcttgacttaatagaaataaatggaagagctcttgtttcagtgattatattagctcactgaaatatcatttctaggaagctaagtgttttaaggataaaatacattgaggggtgaaacggtaaatttatccctactcggtataaatcatctatagaggatctttgattattgagattagaacgatggttaaatgtttatagtgtatctatatcgtggaacatatagagcgttctatatgaatgagagtgcaatttcaagttctatggtggatgcaataaggaattaataagtaagggaatttacttggtaaattctagttctacttattgaaagctcggttgtataggcccatgatccccatactaattgagactatattgcttgtaagactcagttaattgattttaattaatcaattataattctaaaaattaGACCAtgtttagtttatgaatttttactaagcaagggcttaattgtgaagaaaagagattcaagggcttatttattaattaagagactttattgagtctaattaataaatatattaaatggcaattttatttgataattaattttaattattaaataaatagttttggcatttaagtggttaaaattggaaaaataacatttttgagaaaataagaaaaaattgttaaaaatggcaaaattctaAAGTGGGGGCCCATATATCCATGGCCGGTCACTTGTAGGGTAttttccatttattttttttcaatattttaatgcctaattaattctaacctaaatctaggtggttgcctataaatagatagcgatggctcacactaaaagatgatgaaaattCAAGCCTTCAGTAAAATTTTCAGAGTCATCTCTTCTACCTATTTCGAACCactcctctctcttcctctcttcatattttcgtaccctatagtgatagagtaagtgcccacacacgtcaagtggtactcaatcatagtgtgtaaggatatgaagaatccagtttcaagagaaggagatttgaactcagatcttggtaatactctgctacagataggatacaagggttagagatctgagtggaaggagccattattattccgctgcacccactgtaagatttcttaaactttatatgtgtttatttacattattatagaaattcatatttaagttgttaaacaacatacatggtagtaaatctagattttggcaaaacatattccaacactgCATTAGTGTGAGCTCGTTTGGTGGAGCTCTCGAGATCTTTGAGAATCTTTGGAACTTGTCACATTTTTTGACGTAGTCCATTGAATCCTCAATTATGGTAGGTCAAAAATACCCTTGGCCAAGTATCTTTTTGGATAGGCTTTGCCTCCTGACATGATTGTCGCAGAAGCCTTCATGCACTTCTATTAATAGCCTTTCAGCTTCTTTCATGGTGACACATCTTTGAAGTGGCATTGAGAAACCATGTATGTACATGACCCCATTCAGGATTAGATACCGAGCAACTTTCCTCCTCATTTTTCTTGCTTCATTTTTGTTTCCTAGCAAGATTCTTGTCTGGAGGTATGTTGTTATGGGTTTCATCCACGTTGGGCTATCATCCAACATGTCTATTTCTTCTGAATAGTGATGCTCGGTTCTTTTAAGAACTAAATGGGCACCAAGTTATCCTTGTCTGTCAAGGTGTTGCTGGCTACCGAGCAAGTGCGTCGGCTATTGCATTCTCTTCTTTGAGAACTTGCCTTGTAGTATAACCTTTGAGCTGACTTAATAAGTCTTGAATCTTGCTCAAATatgttatcatttttttcctcgGGCTGTATAAATTCAACTAGGACATGAATAATGACCAATTAGGAGTCGTTGTATATATCAAGTAATCTGCCTGTACTTTATGTGCTAACTTGAGGCCAGCAATTAgagttattaaattaaaataatatgaatatTCAATATCCTCCCTAGTAACCTCCTCGATCAACATTGTATTTTGGGCCTCCGTTATCAAGGTACATCCCGATAAAGCGTCAGGTCCCGATGGAATGACTCTGGGTTTTACCAAAAGTGTTGGAATATAGTTGGTGATGACATTGTTGAGTTGGTATGCTCTTTTTTTGCTACTGGCTTTTTTCCTAGTTCTTTAAATCAAACAAACATTGTGTTGATTCCTAAGAAAAAATTACCAGAGTATATGAGTGATCTTTGCCCTATTTTGCTTTGCAATGTTCTTTATAAGATAATTTCAAAAGTTTTGGCGAATAAATTAAAGATGGCTTTGCTGAATGTCATATCCAATATGCAAAGTGCTTTTTTACTTGGAAGACTAATTTCAAATAATATTATGATCAtgcatttgttgggttttatgccctaaataaaactcatttcatataatcagatttacttattaataaagatcagaaataacattttatgttgcatggttcacatgatttatttcatgattatatgtatataatgtatgaattcttttttaagtccagaacatatgagtttgttaaagattatagtgttgtcagcacaatggaatataatcttaattatatgttcaaaagtttattccctgatttgtcagaacactggatttagactgacatagtataatcagcgataggtattcttacaccttggaaaagagttatgtcctttccaggacattgacaaagtttaccagtatcggatgtatggagtatacatcggaagggaccgatattgaactttgattagatatattaaaacttaccgtaatatctattcaattcaatatcacctgttgatcctagatcaaatgatctcaatcctgatatggttaggctcaatctcaagagtattatttgtgttctttgatttgttaagttaagcctacttttgggtcagggtggtacgcacattttgggaacacggtaatgcaattgagtgggagcgctaacataaatatggaatctatagcttctatttggcaaatagaagtaaaggatgatttccttcgagcttaaccaaacgaagataaatggtggagatctcatttcacttagctgaaatatcatttatacagggttaagtgttttaaggataaaatacattgaaggtgtagcggtaacagtagtgccttttcaatgtagatcatctatatagaggatcattgatcacattagggttataacaatggataactaatgacgtgtctatatcgtggaacatatagagcgttctatataactgagagtgcaattccaagttctaagtgtggattcaatgaggaattaataagttagggaatttacttggtaaattcagttcgacttattggaagctcggttatatagacccatggtccccatactagttgagaccatactgcttgtaagactcagttaattgattttgattaatcaattataattctaaaagttagactatatccactttatgaattttcactaagcaagggcaaaattgtaaagaaaagagattttagatttatttattgattaagagactttatatgtctaaattaataaatatattaaatgacaatattatttaataattatttcaaagttattaaataattagaattggcatttaaaaggttaaattggaaaaattggcattttttgagaaaatgggaatggaaaataacaaaatgggaaagttgcaaagtgaggcccaatccctttgtatgaccggccctatgcataggaaattctatttgtagtttccattattttaatgccatacaattctaacataaacctagagggttttctataaatagaaagtgttggcttgaggaaacacacacacatctttgatcactctGTTTCCCTCAGAAAATgcctcacacgcctctctctctctctcttttcttctctctaaatttcgaaacctttgagtgaatgagtagtgcccacacacatcaagtggtatctcaatcatagtatgtaagactatggaaattttgcatcaaagaaggagaaaagaagattcaagttcagatcttggtgatgctctgctacagaaaggaatcaagggctagagatctgaacggaagaagtcatattattccgctgcacccactgtaaggttttctaactttatatgtgtttatttgctttgttttagaattcatattaggttgttaatccaacatacatgatagtaaatagatcttggtaaaataatttccaacaacactACCTAAAGAGGAAAAGAGTGGGTAAGGAGGGTTTCATGGCGCTTAAACTCGATATGAGCAAAGCATATGATCAAGTTGGGTGGTCATTTCTTGAGGCTATGCTTATTCGGATGGGTTTCCATCTGCATTTTGTGAAGCTAATCATGTTCTGCGTTTCTACAGTTAATTATAATGTCACATATGGAGGAAGAACAATGGGTCCTATAACTCCGGGGAGAGGGGTTAGGCAGGAGGATCCATTATCTCCTTATCTCTTTCTGGTCTGTGCTGAAGGTTTCTCCTCAATGTTGAAACATTATGAAAGAAGAAGTTGGTTAACGGGATGTAAAGTTGCAAGGGGTGCTCCTCGTGTCTCCCATGTGCTATTTGTGGATGATAGTTACGTATATTGCAAGGATAATGATAATGAAGCTTTGAATGTGCTACGATTACTTCATGATTATGAAAGGGAGTCTGGGCAGCAAGTTAATTATGCTAAATCATCAATATTTTTCAGCAAAAATACTAATGAGGGGACTCGAAATAGAATGTGTGTTGCGTTGGGAATGGTTGAAGCTTCTGAAAATAGCTTATACTTGGGTTTGCCTTGTACCATGGGGAGAAATAAAAATGCAATCTTTGGTTTTCTTAAGGATAAAATGCAGAAGAAAATATTTAGTTGGGAGAGCAAATTTTTGTCTAAAGCGGGAAAAGAAATCTTGTTGAAATCTGTGGCTCAAGCATTACCTTTCTATGCTATGGGTGTATTCTTACTTACTAAGGAAATTTGCTCTAGTTTGGAAGGAATGATGTCAAAATTTTGGTGGGAATCTAAATCTAGGGCTGCTACTAAAGGAGTgagttggatgagttggaagCGTCTTTGTCGACATAAAAATGTGGGGGGTATTGGCTTTCGAGATCTTAGAGACTACAATCTTGCCTTTATTGGAAAACAAGAATGGAGACTATTGACGAATAAAGACTCTCTGATTAGCCAAATCTATAAAGCTCGGTATTATCCTACATGAAGTTACCTTAATGCTTCCTTAGGACAAAACCCAAGCTTCATATGGCGAAGCATCTTTGAAGCTCAGAATTTGGTGCGTATGGGTGATAGAAGATCGATTGGTGATGGTCATTCTGTTAGCATTTTAATGGACTCGTGGCTGCCTAATTCAATTAATCCGTATGCTATCTCATCACATCTGGGGCTGCAAACCAAAAGGGTATCGAGCTTGTTTGAGGTTGGATCTAGAACCTGGGATATGGAGGTGCTAAATGACTTGTTTGAAGCAAGAGATAGAGATCTGGTTGTGTCGATTCAGCTGGGCAAAAGTGTGTTGTCTGATGCTTGGTATTGGAATAAGGAGTCGACAGGCTTTTATACGGTAAAAAGTGCATACCGTTTATTGCAGCAGCAAAGCTCTGTACCTGATGAAGATGACTGTGATGGTTATAAATCACTTTGGCAGTTGGACATTCCCCCAAAAGTCCAACACTTCTTATGGCGTGCCGTCTCGGGTTGTCTC
Encoded here:
- the LOC133035864 gene encoding uncharacterized protein LOC133035864 — protein: MALKLDMSKAYDQVGWSFLEAMLIRMGFHLHFVKLIMFCVSTVNYNVTYGGRTMGPITPGRGVRQEDPLSPYLFLVCAEGFSSMLKHYERRSWLTGCKVARGAPRVSHVLFVDDSYVYCKDNDNEALNVLRLLHDYERESGQQVNYAKSSIFFSKNTNEGTRNRMCVALGMVEASENSLYLGLPCTMGRNKNAIFGFLKDKMQKKIFSWESKFLSKAGKEILLKSVAQALPFYAMGVFLLTKEICSSLEGMMSKFWWESKSRAATKGVSWMSWKRLCRHKNVGGIGFRDLRDYNLAFIGKQEWRLLTNKDSLISQIYKARYYPT
- the LOC115710109 gene encoding alpha carbonic anhydrase 4; the encoded protein is MGFLSFIFLITVPLILFSIQPHFIICRATEPEIDNESPFSYNEGSGKGPKKWGHIDPHWKICNNGKLQSPIDLLHQRVQVFPNLGKLKRDYKPAPATVMNRGHDITVKWKGNAGKININGTHYELLQCHWHSPSEHTFNGSRFDLELHIIHLSSSGEIAVVAITYEYGRPDPFLTKLFEHIKSVDHEEKDLGIINPGIIKFGSRKYYRYIGSLTVPPCTEGVIWTIVKKVRTVSREQVHALRKVVHDGFEVNARPTQQLDGRSVWMYTPREGN